In one Acidimicrobium ferrooxidans DSM 10331 genomic region, the following are encoded:
- a CDS encoding TatD family hydrolase, with the protein MSAGWIDAHAHPERVSLDEELALLVDAGVVGFVAIGTDPASSQEAARIADQLATERLDLSVGATIGIHPHDAEAHGGAIADLAALVVEYPGIVVGVGECGLDYHYDYSPRPVQRRVFAEQVALAHRLGLALVVHTREAWADTEAILDDAPSPPAVIIHSFSEGPDEAERALARGWYLSFSGIVTFKNAQPVREALRLAPIERLLVETDTPFLAPVPLRGRPNHIANVAVTGRFVASEKGVDADRLAAITAATTRRLFGLREVEPSP; encoded by the coding sequence ATGAGTGCGGGCTGGATCGATGCGCACGCCCATCCCGAGCGCGTGAGCCTCGACGAGGAGCTGGCGCTCCTCGTCGACGCCGGGGTCGTCGGGTTCGTCGCGATCGGGACGGACCCTGCGAGCTCGCAAGAAGCGGCCCGTATCGCCGACCAGCTCGCCACCGAACGGCTCGACCTCAGCGTCGGCGCGACGATCGGCATCCATCCCCACGATGCCGAGGCGCACGGTGGCGCGATCGCCGACCTCGCCGCGCTCGTCGTCGAGTACCCGGGCATCGTCGTCGGGGTGGGCGAATGCGGGCTCGACTACCACTACGACTACTCGCCGCGCCCCGTCCAGCGGCGCGTCTTCGCCGAGCAGGTCGCCCTCGCCCACCGCCTCGGGCTCGCCCTCGTGGTCCACACGCGCGAAGCCTGGGCCGACACCGAGGCCATCCTCGACGACGCCCCGAGTCCGCCAGCGGTCATCATCCACTCGTTCTCGGAAGGTCCCGACGAGGCCGAGCGCGCCCTCGCACGCGGCTGGTACCTGTCGTTCTCGGGGATCGTGACCTTCAAGAACGCCCAGCCCGTTCGCGAGGCGCTTCGGCTCGCCCCGATCGAGCGGCTGCTCGTCGAGACCGATACGCCCTTCCTCGCGCCGGTCCCGCTCCGCGGCCGACCCAACCACATCGCCAACGTCGCCGTCACGGGACGCTTCGTGGCCAGCGAGAAGGGAGTCGACGCCGACCGGCTCGCGGCGATCACCGCGGCGACGACACGGCGGCTCTTCGGGCTCCGTGAGGTCGAGCCATCTCCCTGA
- a CDS encoding 30S ribosomal protein bS22 — translation MGSLIKKRRKRMRKKKHRKMLKKTRWQRRAGR, via the coding sequence ATGGGTTCTCTCATCAAGAAGCGCCGCAAGCGCATGCGCAAGAAGAAGCATCGCAAGATGCTGAAGAAGACTCGCTGGCAGCGCCGAGCCGGTCGCTAG
- the rsmA gene encoding 16S rRNA (adenine(1518)-N(6)/adenine(1519)-N(6))-dimethyltransferase RsmA, whose translation MRPVTKREIVAHLERIGLEPSKALGQNFLTDGNIARKEAALAAEAGLRVAVEVGPGLGSLTVWLAEYFDEVVALEADRRLIPALGEVLAARGIDNVRIEHADALADPLPLERRPSALVANLPYHSGSQILVRLVEEAWFLERVVVMVQAEFADRIVAAAGTRACSALGVRLALSIDAHVAAKVPPVVFHPQPTVWSKLVVADRRSEPLAVTEPTTFDATVRAIRHGFERRRQMLRRALGDDELAALDAVGIDPMRRAESLALDEWVALGRAIATSKGAR comes from the coding sequence ATGCGTCCAGTCACGAAGCGGGAGATCGTCGCACACCTCGAGCGCATCGGGCTCGAGCCCTCCAAGGCCCTCGGCCAGAACTTCCTCACCGACGGCAACATCGCGCGCAAGGAAGCAGCGCTGGCCGCGGAGGCGGGGCTTCGGGTCGCGGTCGAAGTGGGGCCGGGCCTCGGCTCGCTCACCGTGTGGCTGGCCGAGTACTTCGACGAGGTGGTGGCGCTCGAGGCCGACCGACGACTGATCCCGGCGCTCGGCGAGGTGCTGGCCGCGCGAGGGATCGACAACGTCCGAATCGAGCACGCCGATGCGCTCGCCGACCCGCTCCCGCTGGAACGACGCCCCAGCGCGCTGGTCGCGAACCTCCCCTACCACTCCGGCTCACAGATCCTCGTTCGCCTCGTCGAGGAGGCCTGGTTCCTCGAGCGTGTGGTCGTCATGGTCCAGGCGGAGTTCGCCGACCGCATCGTCGCTGCCGCCGGCACCCGAGCGTGCTCGGCGCTCGGGGTGCGGCTCGCGCTCAGCATCGACGCGCACGTCGCCGCCAAGGTGCCACCGGTCGTCTTCCACCCGCAGCCGACGGTGTGGTCGAAGCTCGTCGTCGCCGATCGCCGCAGCGAGCCGCTCGCGGTGACCGAGCCCACGACCTTCGACGCCACGGTGCGTGCGATCCGCCACGGCTTCGAACGTCGGCGTCAGATGCTCCGACGCGCCCTCGGCGACGACGAGCTGGCGGCGCTCGATGCCGTCGGCATCGACCCCATGCGCCGCGCCGAGTCGCTCGCGCTCGACGAGTGGGTCGCGCTGGGGCGCGCCATCGCAACCTCGAAGGGTGCCCGGTGA
- a CDS encoding 4-(cytidine 5'-diphospho)-2-C-methyl-D-erythritol kinase: MRLVAPAKLTRTLRVLGRRADGLHEVEIEAVHLALADTVDLAPAPATTIDLVAGAPWVDLARVPTDATNLAWRALELIGETGTLAITKRIPVEGGLGGGSADAGAVLRAFGAPLATGRHLGADVALCQLAGHVDARGIGEQVMALDDLDAVVTLIVPPFGVATGSVYRAWDALGGPHDDDEVANDLEAAACAIEPRLGALIAAAERRTGRRPRLAGSGSTLAWWHSAGTLGLGDEFARGPAAHVTVGGDDVRATRLMLADLPVWLIETRTLPRALASPATEVSSETPSAGESA, translated from the coding sequence GTGAGGCTCGTCGCGCCCGCCAAGCTCACCCGCACCCTCCGCGTGCTCGGACGCCGAGCCGACGGTCTGCACGAGGTCGAGATCGAGGCCGTCCACCTCGCCCTCGCCGACACCGTCGACCTCGCCCCGGCCCCTGCCACCACCATCGACCTCGTCGCTGGCGCCCCCTGGGTCGACCTCGCTCGCGTCCCGACCGACGCGACGAACCTCGCCTGGCGAGCCCTTGAGCTCATCGGCGAGACAGGCACCCTTGCGATCACGAAGCGCATCCCGGTCGAAGGGGGGCTCGGCGGCGGCTCCGCCGACGCGGGCGCCGTCCTCCGCGCCTTCGGAGCACCGCTCGCGACCGGCCGGCACCTCGGTGCCGACGTCGCGCTGTGTCAGCTCGCTGGCCACGTCGATGCCCGCGGCATCGGCGAGCAGGTCATGGCCCTCGACGACCTGGATGCGGTCGTGACGCTCATCGTGCCGCCCTTCGGCGTCGCGACGGGCTCCGTCTATCGAGCCTGGGACGCACTCGGTGGACCACACGACGACGACGAGGTCGCAAACGACCTCGAGGCCGCCGCCTGCGCCATCGAGCCACGGCTGGGGGCGCTCATCGCCGCTGCCGAGCGACGCACCGGACGACGTCCTCGACTCGCCGGCTCGGGCTCGACGCTGGCGTGGTGGCACTCGGCAGGCACCCTCGGCCTCGGCGACGAGTTCGCGAGGGGCCCTGCTGCCCACGTCACCGTGGGAGGCGACGACGTCCGGGCCACGCGCCTCATGCTCGCGGACTTGCCCGTGTGGCTGATCGAGACACGGACGCTGCCCCGCGCCCTCGCCTCCCCAGCGACCGAGGTGTCGAGCGAGACACCGAGCGCCGGCGAGTCAGCCTGA
- a CDS encoding class I tRNA ligase family protein: MGRFYITTPIFYVNGDPHLGTAYAVILADAIARWHRLIGDEVRFVTGTDEHGLKIAQSAEAHGVSPQAWVDVTSAQFRRAWDALEVSYDDFIRTTEPRHHRSVQRFLERIHDRGDIYLGTYEGLYCVRCEAYYQPGELEPGELCPVHHVACERMREENYFFALSRYQDRLLEHYERHPEAIWPESRRNEVLRFIEGGLTDISITRTSIDWGVRVPWDSRHVFYVWYDALVNYLTAIGYAEDSAEVAAWWPAAHHLLGKDILRFHAVWWPAMCLAAGIDPPAQLIVTGWLLNEGEKMSKSLANQIDPLGVQRALSADALRHYLVRSSAIGPDWDVSLEALVALYNAELANGFGNLVARVGSLIVQRLGGHVPDAPATPPDELAIAETIEAVRAGWERWRPNDAMDAAIGLVHRLNAYLEATEPWRLAKGSAEAASVLGTAREGARLASVLLSPAIPDGAERARRALGFDEAGPLAWQPGMGGATITKPAPLFPRTDLDAVVGRR, encoded by the coding sequence GTGGGGCGCTTCTACATCACCACCCCCATCTTCTACGTCAACGGTGACCCCCACCTCGGCACGGCCTATGCCGTGATCCTCGCCGACGCGATCGCCCGCTGGCATCGCCTGATCGGCGACGAGGTGCGCTTCGTCACCGGCACCGACGAGCACGGGCTGAAGATCGCCCAGTCGGCCGAGGCGCACGGCGTGAGTCCACAGGCCTGGGTGGACGTGACCTCGGCCCAGTTCCGACGCGCCTGGGATGCGCTCGAGGTCTCCTACGACGACTTCATCCGCACCACCGAGCCACGCCACCACCGAAGCGTCCAACGCTTCCTCGAGCGCATCCACGACCGCGGCGACATCTACCTCGGCACCTACGAGGGCCTCTACTGCGTGCGGTGCGAGGCCTACTACCAACCCGGCGAGCTCGAGCCGGGGGAGCTTTGCCCGGTGCACCACGTCGCCTGCGAACGGATGCGCGAAGAGAACTACTTCTTCGCCCTCTCGCGCTACCAAGATCGTCTCCTCGAGCACTACGAGCGCCATCCGGAGGCCATCTGGCCCGAGTCGCGCCGCAACGAGGTGCTCCGCTTCATCGAGGGCGGCCTCACCGACATCTCCATCACCCGCACCTCGATCGACTGGGGCGTGCGCGTCCCCTGGGACTCGCGACACGTCTTCTACGTGTGGTACGACGCGCTCGTGAACTACCTCACGGCGATCGGCTACGCAGAGGACTCCGCCGAGGTGGCCGCCTGGTGGCCCGCGGCCCACCACCTGCTCGGCAAGGACATCCTGCGCTTCCACGCCGTGTGGTGGCCGGCGATGTGCCTCGCGGCCGGCATCGATCCCCCGGCCCAGCTGATCGTGACCGGCTGGCTGCTCAACGAGGGCGAGAAGATGTCGAAGTCGCTCGCGAACCAGATCGACCCGCTGGGTGTCCAACGCGCGCTCAGTGCCGATGCGCTCCGGCACTACCTGGTGCGCTCCTCGGCGATCGGGCCGGACTGGGACGTGTCCCTCGAGGCGCTCGTCGCACTCTACAACGCCGAGCTCGCGAACGGCTTCGGGAACCTCGTCGCGCGGGTGGGCTCGCTCATCGTCCAACGGCTCGGGGGCCACGTGCCCGACGCACCCGCGACGCCCCCCGACGAGCTCGCCATCGCCGAGACCATCGAGGCCGTCCGCGCAGGTTGGGAACGGTGGCGGCCGAACGACGCCATGGACGCAGCGATCGGCCTCGTCCATCGGCTGAACGCCTACCTCGAGGCCACGGAGCCCTGGCGTCTCGCGAAGGGATCGGCCGAGGCCGCCTCCGTCCTCGGCACCGCTCGCGAGGGGGCGCGCCTCGCGAGCGTGCTCCTCTCCCCCGCCATCCCCGATGGGGCCGAACGTGCCCGACGAGCGCTCGGGTTCGACGAGGCGGGACCGCTCGCTTGGCAACCGGGCATGGGCGGGGCCACCATCACGAAGCCAGCCCCGCTCTTCCCACGCACCGACCTCGATGCCGTGGTGGGGCGCCGATGA